In one window of Cryptosporangium minutisporangium DNA:
- a CDS encoding alpha-galactosidase — protein sequence MSPQELPVHLRAAGVSLVLDVTGPVPSVLHWGADLGDLDAADLEALRATDLTEVPNNAPDDPRRLTLLPTERDMWSGTPGFAGHLAGSRTTPRPWLAAPVRVTEAPAGGGTLEADLVDDVTGLEIGLVVELTPEGLVLVRHTVRRPTDDADAAQPFDVGGVLALLPLPARATEILDFTGRWARERQPQRLPVVDGAHRRDVRRGKPGADSPHVQMVGTAGFANRSGEVWALHVAWSGDTSWLVERLPEGAGTYRAVLGGGELLRAGEIRLLPGEEYRTPTAYFAWSDRGADGIADRFHRHLRARAVHPARPRPVIVNTWEAVYFDHRLEPLLQLVDRAAEVGVERFVLDDGWFVGRRNDSAGLGDWTVDRVIWPEGLRPLVDHVRARGLEFGLWFEPEMVNLDSELARTHPDWLLAPAPGVGPASRHQHVLNVAHPDAFEYLLRSISDLVTEYDIAYLKWDHNRELHEAVSRVDGRPGVAAQTRAVYALLDRLRERHPGLEIESCSSGGGRVDLGILARTDRVWASDCIDPVERVMIDRWTMQLLPPELVGMHVGAPRSHTTGRVTDLPLRLATALLGHVGVEWNLNERSPDELAVLRSWIEFHKNIRPLIASGTVVHADLADPHTTVTGIVDAERSHAVFVWSRTSTSAATQAGRVPLPGLAPDRKYVVRVVSELGEPRFTARVAPPWTGQPLVVAGAVLGSVGLPMPTLAPAQAMVVELRAADA from the coding sequence ATGTCACCGCAGGAACTCCCCGTGCATCTCCGCGCCGCCGGCGTCTCGCTCGTCCTGGACGTGACCGGGCCGGTGCCGTCGGTGCTGCACTGGGGCGCCGACCTGGGTGACCTGGACGCTGCGGACCTCGAGGCCCTGCGCGCCACGGACCTGACCGAGGTACCGAACAACGCGCCCGACGATCCGCGCCGGCTGACGCTGCTCCCGACCGAGCGGGACATGTGGTCCGGTACGCCCGGTTTCGCCGGCCATCTCGCCGGCAGCCGGACGACGCCGCGCCCGTGGCTCGCGGCTCCGGTGCGGGTGACCGAGGCTCCGGCGGGCGGCGGCACGCTCGAAGCAGACCTGGTCGACGACGTCACCGGCCTGGAGATCGGGCTGGTCGTGGAGCTGACCCCGGAAGGTCTGGTGCTGGTCCGGCACACGGTGCGGCGCCCGACCGACGACGCCGACGCGGCGCAGCCCTTCGACGTCGGCGGTGTGCTGGCGCTGCTGCCGCTGCCGGCGCGGGCCACCGAGATCCTCGACTTCACCGGCCGGTGGGCCCGGGAACGGCAGCCCCAGCGGCTGCCCGTCGTCGACGGCGCCCACCGGCGCGACGTCCGGCGCGGCAAGCCGGGGGCGGACTCGCCGCACGTGCAGATGGTCGGCACCGCGGGCTTCGCGAACCGGTCGGGTGAGGTGTGGGCGCTGCACGTGGCCTGGAGCGGCGACACGTCGTGGCTGGTCGAGCGCCTCCCCGAGGGCGCGGGTACGTACCGCGCGGTGCTCGGCGGCGGCGAGCTGCTGCGCGCCGGTGAGATCCGGTTGCTGCCGGGGGAGGAGTACCGGACCCCGACCGCGTACTTCGCCTGGTCCGACCGGGGCGCCGACGGGATCGCCGATCGGTTCCACCGCCACCTCCGGGCCCGCGCCGTGCACCCGGCGCGTCCGCGCCCGGTCATCGTCAACACCTGGGAGGCGGTCTACTTCGACCACCGGCTGGAGCCGCTGCTGCAGCTCGTCGACCGCGCCGCCGAGGTCGGCGTCGAACGGTTCGTGCTCGACGACGGCTGGTTCGTCGGTCGCCGGAACGACTCGGCCGGGCTCGGCGACTGGACCGTCGACCGGGTGATCTGGCCGGAGGGCCTGCGGCCGCTGGTCGACCACGTCCGGGCACGCGGCCTGGAGTTCGGCCTGTGGTTCGAGCCCGAGATGGTCAACCTCGACTCCGAGCTGGCCCGGACGCACCCCGACTGGCTGCTCGCACCGGCGCCGGGCGTCGGCCCCGCGTCCCGGCACCAGCACGTGCTCAACGTCGCCCACCCGGACGCGTTCGAGTACCTGCTGCGGTCGATCAGCGACCTGGTGACCGAGTACGACATCGCCTACCTGAAGTGGGACCACAACCGGGAGCTGCACGAGGCGGTCTCGCGGGTCGACGGCAGGCCCGGCGTGGCCGCGCAGACACGGGCGGTCTACGCGCTCCTCGACCGGCTGCGGGAGCGCCACCCGGGCCTGGAGATCGAGTCGTGCTCGTCCGGGGGCGGCCGGGTGGACCTGGGCATCCTCGCGCGGACGGACCGGGTCTGGGCCTCGGACTGCATCGACCCGGTGGAGCGGGTGATGATCGACCGCTGGACGATGCAGCTACTGCCGCCCGAGCTGGTCGGCATGCACGTGGGCGCGCCCCGCTCGCACACCACCGGCCGGGTCACCGACCTGCCGCTCCGCCTGGCGACCGCGCTCCTCGGCCACGTCGGCGTCGAGTGGAACCTCAACGAACGCAGCCCGGACGAGCTCGCGGTGCTGCGGTCGTGGATCGAGTTCCACAAGAACATCCGGCCGCTGATCGCGTCCGGCACCGTCGTCCACGCCGACCTCGCCGACCCGCACACCACGGTCACCGGCATCGTGGACGCCGAGCGGAGCCACGCGGTGTTCGTCTGGTCCCGTACCAGCACGTCGGCGGCGACGCAGGCGGGCCGGGTGCCGCTGCCCGGCCTCGCGCCCGACCGGAAGTACGTCGTCCGCGTGGTGTCCGAGCTCGGCGAGCCGCGGTTCACCGCGCGGGTCGCCCCGCCGTGGACCGGGCAGCCGTTGGTCGTGGCCGGTGCGGTGCTGGGCTCGGTCGGGCTGCCGATGCCGACGCTCGCGCCGGCTCAGGCGATGGTCGTCGAGCTCCGCGCGGCCGACGCCTGA
- a CDS encoding dihydrofolate reductase family protein: protein MTKLILQTQVSLDGYMGAPDGDLEWLLWHWQQEWPWDPQLRAYHEQLLSSCRVALLSGKMAVGPGFLDHWHEVAQQKGNPQQRFAQSIVDADKVAFSRSGGGDIGWPNTRYATRPLSEEVHALKRAAKTDLIAWGGSEFVQSLLREDLVDEVHLLVNPTALGDGLPVFPADGKRRTYHLVHATAYSCGVTVQRYAVRS, encoded by the coding sequence ATGACGAAGCTGATCCTGCAGACCCAGGTGTCCCTCGACGGCTACATGGGAGCGCCGGACGGCGACCTGGAATGGCTGCTGTGGCACTGGCAACAGGAGTGGCCATGGGATCCACAACTCCGGGCCTACCACGAGCAGCTCCTCAGCTCCTGCCGCGTCGCGTTGCTCAGCGGCAAGATGGCGGTCGGGCCCGGCTTCCTCGACCACTGGCACGAGGTGGCCCAGCAGAAGGGCAACCCCCAACAGAGGTTCGCCCAGTCGATCGTCGACGCCGACAAGGTGGCTTTCTCCCGGTCCGGTGGCGGCGACATCGGCTGGCCGAACACTCGCTACGCCACTCGTCCGCTAAGCGAGGAGGTCCACGCGCTCAAGCGTGCGGCGAAGACCGACCTGATCGCGTGGGGCGGTTCGGAGTTCGTGCAGTCGTTGCTGCGCGAGGACCTCGTTGACGAGGTGCACCTGCTGGTCAACCCGACGGCGCTGGGAGACGGCCTGCCGGTCTTCCCGGCGGACGGGAAGCGGCGCACCTACCACCTGGTGCACGCGACCGCGTACTCCTGCGGGGTCACGGTGCAGCGCTACGCCGTCCGGTCCTGA
- a CDS encoding TetR/AcrR family transcriptional regulator, with the protein MQQRARVTLDRVVRAGVDLADETGFDQVTLSAIARRLQVTVASLYGHVRSSQDLKTRIALFALEELADRGAAALAGRAGKDALDALSGVYRDYAREFPGRYDAARMRLDSETAAASAGPRLAELTRAVLRGYDLGEPDRTHAVRLLGSVFHGYVSLELAGGFDHSAPGPEQTWPRILDALDALLHHWPAE; encoded by the coding sequence ATGCAGCAGCGAGCGCGGGTGACGCTGGACCGCGTGGTGCGGGCCGGCGTCGACCTGGCCGACGAGACGGGCTTCGACCAGGTGACGCTCTCGGCGATCGCCCGGCGCCTCCAGGTGACGGTGGCGAGTCTCTACGGGCACGTGCGGAGCTCGCAGGACCTCAAGACGCGGATCGCATTGTTCGCCCTGGAAGAGCTGGCCGACCGGGGTGCGGCGGCGCTGGCCGGGCGGGCGGGCAAGGACGCCCTGGACGCGCTCTCCGGCGTCTACCGCGACTACGCCCGCGAGTTCCCCGGCCGGTACGACGCGGCCCGGATGCGGCTGGATTCGGAGACGGCCGCCGCCAGCGCGGGTCCCCGCCTCGCCGAGCTGACCCGGGCGGTGTTGCGCGGGTACGACCTCGGCGAGCCGGACCGGACGCACGCGGTCCGGCTGCTGGGCAGCGTCTTCCACGGTTACGTGAGCCTGGAGCTGGCCGGCGGGTTCGACCACAGCGCCCCCGGCCCCGAGCAGACCTGGCCGCGAATCCTCGACGCGCTCGACGCCCTCCTCCACCACTGGCCTGCGGAGTAA
- a CDS encoding helix-turn-helix domain-containing protein → MDDISGLKSGSATGRRDLPVLGAPVPERADAARNRRRVLDAAARLHAERGIAGLNMDDVAAAAGVGKGTVYRRFVDKAGLAGALLDDRGRQLHERLLHGPPPLGPGAPGEERLVAFVAAYVEHTVRSLDLVLLSETGTPGGRLAKPVYGFWRLHVEVLLTDAGAPDPRTRAEALLAVLSAEQLRQWTQVDRRTVEELSTTLGRLGRALCGA, encoded by the coding sequence ATGGACGACATTAGCGGACTCAAGTCCGGTTCTGCAACGGGGCGGCGGGATCTGCCGGTGCTCGGCGCTCCCGTGCCCGAGCGTGCGGACGCCGCCCGGAACCGGCGACGAGTGCTGGACGCCGCCGCCCGCCTGCACGCCGAGCGGGGGATCGCGGGCCTGAACATGGACGACGTGGCCGCCGCGGCCGGGGTCGGCAAGGGCACGGTCTACCGCCGCTTCGTCGACAAGGCCGGGCTGGCCGGCGCGCTACTCGACGACCGCGGACGCCAACTGCACGAGCGGCTGCTCCACGGCCCGCCGCCGCTCGGCCCCGGAGCGCCCGGGGAGGAGCGGCTCGTCGCGTTCGTCGCGGCCTATGTGGAGCACACCGTCCGGTCGCTGGACCTGGTGCTGCTGTCGGAGACCGGCACACCGGGCGGGCGCCTGGCCAAGCCGGTCTACGGGTTCTGGCGGCTGCACGTGGAGGTGCTGCTGACCGACGCGGGCGCCCCGGACCCCCGCACGCGTGCCGAGGCGCTGCTCGCGGTGCTCTCGGCCGAACAGCTGCGGCAGTGGACCCAGGTCGACCGGCGGACGGTCGAAGAGTTGTCCACGACGCTCGGCCGCCTCGGCCGCGCCCTCTGCGGCGCCTGA
- a CDS encoding NAD-dependent epimerase/dehydratase family protein — MNVLVLGATGYIGSAVVDRLVHAGHRVTAVSRSAAGAALPTGVVAVPGDLQDPQAIAALVTDDIDAVVHTAAPLGEAELPLIDALADALAGSGRPLLWTSGVWVLGRTGDTPADEDSPVAPIAITGPRARIEARVLAAAERDVRAVVVRPGVVHGRGVGIPAMLVDWARTLGHGRWVGGATSPRWPLVDVEDLAELYVLASTGASAGTVLHGIAEPGVPAEALARAAATGAGVEPTAVAWPEAEAAADLGAPFAEALGLDQVVTAERARALGWVPTRPSAVDDLATGSYARVTA; from the coding sequence ATGAACGTCCTCGTCCTCGGCGCCACCGGCTACATCGGCTCGGCGGTCGTCGACCGGCTGGTTCACGCCGGTCACCGCGTCACCGCCGTCTCCCGCTCGGCCGCTGGCGCCGCGCTGCCGACCGGCGTCGTCGCCGTCCCCGGCGACCTGCAGGACCCGCAGGCCATCGCCGCGCTGGTCACGGACGACATCGACGCGGTCGTGCACACCGCGGCCCCGCTCGGTGAGGCCGAGCTACCGCTGATCGACGCGCTGGCCGACGCGCTCGCGGGCAGCGGCCGTCCGCTGCTGTGGACCAGCGGCGTCTGGGTACTGGGCCGGACCGGTGACACGCCTGCCGACGAGGACTCGCCGGTGGCGCCGATCGCCATCACCGGCCCCCGGGCCCGGATCGAAGCCCGGGTGCTCGCGGCGGCCGAGCGGGACGTCCGCGCCGTCGTCGTGCGGCCGGGCGTCGTCCACGGGCGGGGCGTGGGCATCCCGGCGATGCTCGTCGACTGGGCCCGGACGCTGGGCCACGGCCGCTGGGTCGGCGGGGCCACCAGCCCGCGCTGGCCGCTGGTCGACGTCGAGGACCTCGCCGAGCTCTACGTCCTGGCCAGCACCGGCGCGAGCGCCGGAACCGTCCTGCACGGCATCGCCGAGCCGGGTGTCCCGGCGGAGGCGCTGGCCCGCGCGGCGGCCACCGGGGCGGGCGTCGAGCCGACCGCGGTGGCGTGGCCCGAGGCGGAGGCGGCCGCCGACCTCGGTGCGCCGTTCGCCGAGGCGCTCGGACTCGACCAGGTGGTGACCGCGGAGCGCGCCCGGGCGTTGGGCTGGGTGCCGACCCGGCCGTCCGCGGTGGACGACCTGGCCACCGGCTCGTACGCGCGGGTGACCGCGTAG
- a CDS encoding winged helix-turn-helix domain-containing protein, with the protein MTTARDLASFVTLLADETRAAICLALLDGRAWTAAELAAHTGVARSTATEHLHRLVGGGLLAERRQGRHRYVQLADPSVAYLLEDLAARVEPRATPVRGLRAVTADAALRRGRTCYDHLAGRLGVAVTDAMETSGLLDRAAGFALTPAGAAWLTGTLGVDPAALRSGRRPLARGCLDWTERREHVAGVAGARVCEAFFAHGWVARIGSGRAVRLTPSGRTALSDLLGLPDVG; encoded by the coding sequence GTGACCACCGCCCGCGACCTCGCGTCCTTCGTGACGCTGCTCGCCGACGAGACCCGGGCCGCGATCTGCCTCGCGCTGCTCGACGGCCGCGCGTGGACCGCGGCGGAGCTGGCGGCCCACACCGGCGTGGCCCGCTCCACCGCGACCGAGCACCTGCACCGCCTGGTCGGCGGCGGCCTCCTCGCCGAGCGACGGCAGGGACGCCACCGGTACGTCCAGCTCGCCGATCCGTCCGTCGCCTACCTGCTGGAGGACCTTGCCGCGCGGGTCGAACCCCGTGCCACTCCGGTGCGCGGCCTGCGGGCGGTCACCGCGGACGCCGCGCTGCGCCGCGGCCGCACCTGCTACGACCACCTCGCCGGACGCCTGGGCGTCGCGGTGACCGACGCGATGGAGACGTCGGGACTGCTGGACCGGGCCGCGGGGTTCGCGCTCACCCCCGCCGGGGCCGCCTGGCTGACCGGGACCCTCGGCGTGGACCCGGCCGCTCTGCGCTCCGGCCGCCGTCCACTCGCCCGCGGCTGTCTGGACTGGACCGAGCGGCGCGAGCACGTCGCGGGCGTGGCCGGCGCCCGGGTGTGCGAGGCGTTCTTCGCCCACGGGTGGGTGGCCCGGATCGGCTCCGGGCGGGCCGTGCGGCTCACCCCGAGCGGCCGGACGGCCCTGTCCGACCTCCTCGGGCTGCCCGACGTCGGCTGA
- a CDS encoding helix-turn-helix transcriptional regulator — protein MDTRAELSTFLRSRRARLHPEALGLPRYGERRRVPGLRREELAQLAGVSVTHYTRLEQGHAGSVSGEVLDAVARVLRLTADEREHLGNLVQPPRPTGEPGPEQVRTDLLCLIEGMAHAPAFVHSRLGTILARNDLADALFGDLDALPPDRRTWPHQVFLDGPFRSLVEGEDRERLARQHAAYLRLCLGRYPHDPAVDALVSSLVAESADFRRVWAEHHVADWAPLVTRLRHPRAGEIVASIDVMKSAGEPDQWLVTFTTEPRSVSQQRLLRLAPQTTG, from the coding sequence GTGGACACTCGTGCGGAGTTGAGCACGTTCTTGCGGTCGCGGCGGGCCCGGTTACACCCGGAGGCCCTCGGCTTGCCCCGCTACGGCGAGCGTCGGCGCGTCCCGGGCCTGCGCCGGGAAGAGCTGGCCCAGCTCGCCGGCGTCAGCGTCACCCACTACACCCGGCTGGAGCAGGGCCACGCGGGAAGCGTGTCCGGCGAGGTCCTCGACGCGGTCGCGCGGGTGCTCCGGCTCACCGCCGACGAGCGGGAGCACCTGGGCAACCTGGTCCAGCCGCCGCGGCCGACCGGCGAGCCCGGCCCGGAGCAGGTGCGCACCGATCTGCTCTGTCTGATCGAGGGCATGGCGCACGCACCGGCGTTCGTGCACTCCCGGCTCGGCACGATCCTCGCCCGCAACGACCTCGCCGATGCGCTCTTCGGCGACCTCGACGCGCTGCCACCCGACCGCCGGACCTGGCCGCACCAGGTGTTCCTGGACGGGCCGTTCCGGTCGTTGGTCGAGGGGGAGGACCGCGAGCGGCTGGCCCGGCAGCACGCGGCGTACCTGCGGCTGTGCCTGGGCCGCTACCCGCACGACCCGGCCGTCGACGCGCTGGTCTCGTCACTCGTCGCCGAGAGTGCCGACTTCCGGCGCGTCTGGGCGGAGCATCACGTCGCGGACTGGGCGCCGCTCGTCACCCGGCTGCGTCACCCGCGGGCCGGGGAGATCGTCGCGTCCATCGACGTGATGAAGTCGGCCGGTGAGCCGGACCAGTGGCTGGTCACGTTCACGACCGAGCCGCGATCGGTCTCCCAGCAGCGTCTTCTCCGGCTGGCCCCGCAGACCACCGGCTAG